In Pleurocapsa sp. PCC 7319, the following are encoded in one genomic region:
- a CDS encoding ShlB/FhaC/HecB family hemolysin secretion/activation protein, with amino-acid sequence MKLQLLLNYFKILELSGAIDTLNVIDYQKAMSPFEERQSPIGFSSCSLGETPSLNSSFKRATNELPWGPPQRNCFTANELPWGPPQSDCFIANELPWGPPQRNYSIANELSRKTTLPNCVGDRRNTKCLPVHTRTETEMVNLIVAQRREYTITLKKVYQLNQANLHRYLYSLSISWLALIAALIGVQPLSAKEVSLIETAKHQDSSHHYSELLTKSLPTPKPITQERDNSQQKSFRNSAYPLSQGQTFSEIKINNQDLIVAQNSDDIPEEIVVKNFKVVGSSVFSQEELAKELKPYRNRPLTLSELFQARSVITELYTERGYVNSGAYIPPEQELEDGPVTITIAVLEGQLERINVSGTKHLIPQYISSRLEAAAGKPLNVNSLLSGLQLLRLNPLIDNISAELSAGIHPGTSLLDIEIEEADVFNISTSLNNNRSPSVGSNQRSVGLNHGNLFGFGDQFNFNYTNTDGSNSFDFAYALPVNTKNGTIKAAYSSNDNDVIEEPFEPLNIESKSQYYELSFRQPVILKPNQEFSLGLGLSHTDSESFLLDETFPLSRGADENGETRISAIRLFQEFVNRDDKQVLAFRSQFSIGVDALNATINDDEPDSTFFAWRGQSQWVRRLDEDFLLLLRADAQLSGGSLVPLEQFRIGGVSSARGYRQDLSLGDNGLFASAELRIPILRWRKVDGLFQIAPFVDVGTVWNNDEVEIANTTLPSLGVGLNFAAGTNFNARLDWGIPLVNVDNEGDSLQEDGIYFSVDYNFF; translated from the coding sequence ATGAAATTACAGCTATTACTCAATTATTTTAAGATTTTAGAACTATCTGGAGCCATAGATACTCTTAATGTCATAGACTACCAGAAAGCGATGTCACCATTCGAGGAGAGACAATCCCCTATAGGGTTCAGTAGTTGCTCGTTGGGGGAAACTCCCAGCCTCAACAGTTCCTTTAAGCGGGCGACCAACGAACTACCTTGGGGACCCCCGCAACGTAACTGTTTCACCGCCAACGAACTACCCTGGGGACCCCCGCAAAGTGACTGTTTCATCGCCAACGAACTACCCTGGGGACCCCCGCAACGCAACTATTCCATCGCCAACGAACTGTCTCGCAAGACCACGTTGCCAAACTGCGTTGGTGACAGACGCAATACAAAGTGCTTGCCCGTACATACGCGCACGGAAACAGAAATGGTGAATCTAATTGTCGCTCAACGTAGAGAATATACAATTACTTTAAAGAAAGTATATCAGCTCAATCAAGCTAATCTACATAGATATCTGTATTCCCTCTCAATTTCTTGGCTAGCTTTAATAGCAGCACTGATAGGAGTACAGCCACTAAGTGCGAAGGAAGTAAGTTTAATCGAAACAGCTAAACATCAAGATAGTTCCCACCACTACTCAGAGCTGTTAACTAAATCTCTACCTACACCTAAACCAATAACTCAAGAACGAGACAATAGCCAGCAAAAATCTTTCCGTAACTCAGCCTATCCGCTATCTCAAGGGCAGACATTTTCAGAAATCAAGATCAATAATCAAGACTTAATTGTCGCTCAAAATTCTGATGATATTCCTGAAGAAATTGTCGTTAAAAACTTTAAGGTGGTTGGCAGTAGTGTTTTTAGTCAAGAAGAATTAGCTAAGGAACTTAAACCTTATCGTAATCGTCCTCTAACTTTATCAGAGCTATTTCAAGCCAGAAGCGTCATCACCGAACTTTACACCGAACGAGGATATGTCAATTCTGGTGCTTATATACCTCCTGAACAAGAGCTTGAAGATGGTCCTGTCACGATCACGATCGCCGTTTTGGAAGGTCAATTAGAAAGAATTAACGTTTCAGGAACCAAACATCTCATTCCTCAATACATCTCCTCTCGCCTTGAGGCTGCTGCGGGAAAACCCTTGAATGTTAACTCTTTATTGTCTGGTCTACAGTTATTACGGCTTAATCCTCTAATTGATAACATTTCGGCAGAATTATCGGCGGGTATTCACCCCGGAACCAGCTTATTAGATATTGAAATTGAAGAAGCAGATGTGTTTAATATTTCCACTAGTCTCAATAATAATAGATCCCCTAGCGTCGGCAGTAATCAGCGTTCTGTCGGTTTAAATCACGGTAATTTATTCGGGTTTGGGGATCAATTTAACTTTAACTATACCAATACTGACGGCAGCAATAGTTTTGATTTTGCCTATGCTTTACCTGTAAACACCAAAAATGGCACGATTAAAGCAGCTTACAGTAGTAATGATAATGATGTGATTGAAGAACCCTTTGAACCTCTTAATATTGAATCTAAATCACAGTATTACGAGTTAAGTTTTCGTCAGCCTGTGATACTCAAACCAAATCAGGAATTTTCGTTAGGCTTGGGTCTCTCTCATACCGACAGCGAATCTTTTCTTCTCGATGAGACATTTCCTTTATCTCGTGGTGCCGATGAAAATGGAGAAACTAGAATTAGTGCCATCAGGTTATTTCAAGAGTTTGTTAATCGAGATGACAAACAGGTATTAGCATTTCGTTCTCAATTTAGTATTGGGGTGGATGCTCTCAATGCAACCATTAATGACGATGAGCCTGACAGTACTTTTTTTGCTTGGCGAGGACAAAGCCAATGGGTAAGAAGGTTAGACGAAGATTTTTTATTGCTTTTAAGGGCTGATGCTCAATTATCGGGCGGAAGTTTAGTACCCTTAGAACAATTTCGGATCGGCGGAGTTAGTAGTGCTAGAGGTTATCGTCAAGATTTGAGTTTGGGAGATAATGGTTTATTTGCCTCGGCAGAGTTACGCATCCCAATTCTCAGATGGAGAAAAGTTGATGGCTTATTCCAAATTGCTCCCTTCGTTGATGTTGGAACAGTTTGGAATAATGATGAGGTTGAAATTGCCAATACAACTCTACCTTCCTTGGGTGTGGGCTTGAATTTTGCTGCGGGAACTAATTTTAATGCCCGTTTAGATTGGGGAATTCCTCTAGTAAATGTCGACAATGAGGGTGATTCTCTTCAAGAAGATGGGATTTACTTCTCCGTAGATTACAACTTCTTCTAG
- a CDS encoding CHAT domain-containing protein: MNSILDKYLITFFVLVLAIPVTQTKVVAASSVSTIQKNQDSEQLIKQAQQLYQNEQYVEAIRVWQQAVSDYQQREDILNQAMALSNLALTQQKLGDLTAAQDAIASSLELLETQSQTETQQRIFANSLDIRGSIERSQGKSKKAFETWQQAAEIYRESDNHSAIIQNHLNQAQALQDLGSYNRASKILKSVREQLANQPISEQKASRLLSLGNTLRETGNLERSEEVLKQAREAADKLKTEHQQSAVLLSLGNTLRALGNRDSQSPSIQTVNLSSSQCIAESNLGTKNAYYAQAADCYQQAALSPDQATKIKAQLNLLSLAVQNQNQDREVIDLQGQSSISELITQIKTNLAQLPVTRTSIFDRLNLVQSLICLQPNTIQFSSPIAQQCPASTKNNLNISWGEIESEINIAQQQANQLQDKQAQAHTLGYLGAIYQQTGRFTPALESTNKALLTMDSTTAPETEYLWHWQLGRLYQLQNQPEKALQAYNTTFAILQSLRQNLVAINPEIQFAFRDRLEPVYRERAALLLNNNNPSQKNLRQARDTIEALQLAELNNFFREACLDAKPQTIEDVDGKAAVIYSIIFEDRFAVILSQPGKDLKYYETDSGLREIESVFTELNANLLPVLSSNAPLKPHQTFYDWLIRPLESELEQNGTKNLVFILDGIMRGIPVASLHDGEQYLIEKDYNLALTPGLQLLASRSLSSDSLETISAGLTKSRQGFDPLPNVNTEVKEIGTLVPSEILLDGDFTRDRLQMQIATSPYPIVHLATHGQFSSRAENTFLLTWNNRIRVKDLDELLQERNFTENNPIELLILSACQTAAGDNQAALGLAGVAVRSGARSTVATLWSVQDDSTAELVTQFYKALKIPGISKSAALRQAQLKLLEDPRHQHPYYWSAFVLVGNWL; this comes from the coding sequence ATGAATTCAATTTTAGATAAGTACTTAATTACTTTCTTCGTTTTGGTTTTAGCAATACCTGTAACTCAAACTAAAGTTGTTGCCGCGTCTTCTGTTTCTACAATTCAAAAGAATCAAGATTCTGAGCAATTAATTAAACAAGCTCAACAACTCTATCAAAACGAGCAATATGTAGAGGCAATTCGAGTCTGGCAACAAGCAGTTAGCGATTATCAGCAACGGGAAGATATTCTGAACCAAGCTATGGCGTTAAGTAATCTGGCTTTGACGCAACAAAAATTAGGAGATTTAACCGCAGCACAAGATGCGATCGCCTCTAGTTTAGAATTACTAGAAACTCAATCTCAGACAGAAACTCAACAACGTATTTTCGCTAATAGTTTAGATATCAGAGGAAGTATAGAGCGATCGCAGGGAAAATCTAAAAAAGCTTTTGAGACTTGGCAGCAAGCAGCAGAAATTTATCGGGAATCAGATAATCATAGTGCCATAATTCAAAATCATTTAAATCAGGCTCAGGCTCTACAAGATTTAGGATCTTATAATCGCGCTAGTAAAATCTTAAAGTCAGTTCGAGAGCAACTTGCTAATCAACCTATTTCTGAACAAAAGGCGTCTAGATTACTAAGTTTGGGTAATACTCTGCGGGAGACAGGAAACTTAGAACGCTCAGAAGAAGTTTTAAAACAAGCTAGGGAAGCAGCTGATAAATTAAAAACCGAGCATCAACAAAGTGCAGTTTTACTGAGTCTAGGAAATACGCTCCGTGCTTTAGGTAATCGAGATAGCCAATCTCCAAGCATTCAGACAGTAAATTTATCCTCGTCTCAATGTATAGCCGAGAGTAATTTAGGAACCAAAAACGCCTACTATGCCCAGGCAGCAGACTGTTATCAACAAGCAGCTTTATCCCCCGATCAAGCCACAAAAATTAAAGCTCAACTGAATTTGCTTAGTTTGGCTGTACAAAATCAAAATCAAGACAGAGAAGTGATTGACCTACAAGGGCAATCATCAATTTCCGAGCTTATTACTCAGATAAAAACCAATCTAGCTCAGTTACCTGTTACACGCACCAGCATTTTTGATCGCCTTAATTTAGTTCAAAGTCTAATCTGTCTTCAGCCGAATACAATTCAATTTTCTTCTCCTATTGCTCAACAATGCCCAGCATCAACCAAAAATAATTTAAATATATCTTGGGGAGAAATTGAATCAGAAATTAACATTGCTCAGCAACAAGCTAATCAATTACAAGATAAACAAGCACAAGCTCATACTCTAGGCTATTTGGGCGCAATCTATCAACAAACAGGAAGATTTACCCCAGCACTAGAGTCAACCAATAAGGCTTTGTTGACTATGGATAGCACTACAGCACCAGAAACAGAGTATCTATGGCATTGGCAGCTAGGTAGACTCTATCAACTTCAAAATCAGCCAGAAAAAGCTTTGCAAGCTTACAATACTACTTTTGCTATCTTACAATCCTTAAGACAGAATTTAGTTGCGATTAATCCTGAAATACAGTTTGCTTTTCGCGATCGCCTGGAGCCAGTATATCGCGAACGAGCAGCGTTACTGTTAAACAATAATAATCCTAGTCAAAAAAATCTCAGACAAGCCCGCGATACGATTGAAGCTTTGCAGTTAGCAGAATTGAATAACTTTTTTCGAGAAGCTTGTTTAGATGCTAAACCTCAAACAATAGAGGATGTAGACGGCAAAGCGGCAGTTATTTACTCGATTATTTTTGAAGATCGTTTTGCTGTTATCTTATCTCAACCAGGAAAAGACCTAAAGTATTATGAAACCGATAGTGGTCTTCGAGAAATTGAGAGCGTCTTTACAGAGCTGAATGCGAACCTCCTCCCCGTTCTATCTTCTAACGCTCCATTAAAACCTCATCAAACTTTCTACGATTGGTTAATTCGTCCCCTAGAAAGCGAACTAGAACAAAATGGAACCAAGAACTTAGTATTTATCTTAGACGGGATCATGCGAGGAATTCCTGTAGCTTCACTTCACGATGGCGAACAATATCTAATTGAAAAAGATTATAATTTAGCCCTAACTCCTGGCTTACAACTATTAGCATCTCGTTCTTTAAGCTCTGATAGCTTAGAAACTATTTCCGCCGGCTTAACTAAATCCCGTCAGGGTTTTGACCCATTACCCAATGTCAACACAGAAGTCAAAGAAATTGGTACTTTAGTTCCCTCAGAAATATTGTTAGATGGAGACTTTACTCGCGATCGCTTACAAATGCAAATTGCAACTTCACCTTATCCTATAGTGCATTTAGCAACCCACGGGCAGTTTTCTTCTCGCGCCGAAAATACTTTCTTACTTACTTGGAACAATCGTATTCGTGTTAAAGACTTAGACGAATTACTCCAAGAAAGAAATTTCACAGAAAATAATCCCATAGAACTCCTCATTCTGAGTGCTTGTCAAACCGCTGCTGGAGATAATCAAGCGGCACTAGGTTTAGCAGGAGTCGCTGTACGCTCTGGCGCGAGGAGTACGGTAGCTACATTATGGTCGGTACAAGATGATTCTACCGCCGAATTAGTCACTCAATTTTATAAAGCTTTAAAGATTCCAGGAATCAGTAAATCAGCAGCACTACGTCAAGCACAATTAAAATTATTGGAAGATCCTAGACACCAACATCCTTACTATTGGTCGGCTTTTGTTCTAGTTGGCAATTGGTTGTAG
- a CDS encoding Txe/YoeB family addiction module toxin: MIAKSRKIIFNKAFREDLRWWFRKDKSKAEKILDLIESATEDPFKGLGKPEPLKHIASGVWSRRITQEHRLVYRVTDRFIEFLQARYHY; this comes from the coding sequence ATGATTGCCAAAAGTAGAAAAATCATATTCAACAAGGCTTTTCGCGAAGATCTTAGATGGTGGTTTAGAAAAGATAAATCTAAAGCCGAGAAGATTTTGGATTTGATTGAATCGGCAACAGAAGATCCATTTAAAGGATTAGGTAAGCCCGAACCCCTAAAACATATAGCTAGTGGAGTTTGGTCAAGAAGAATTACCCAAGAGCATAGGCTAGTTTATCGAGTAACAGATCGCTTTATCGAATTTTTGCAAGCTAGATATCATTATTAG
- a CDS encoding type II toxin-antitoxin system Phd/YefM family antitoxin, with protein MFPISTSYTDARQNLASLLDRIEQENAVALVTRRGHKDIAILPAEELIALTESLHLLRSPKNAQRLFAALEESIARDAQSDHNLPDESLAKLIDDCQK; from the coding sequence ATGTTTCCGATATCTACTTCGTATACAGATGCTAGGCAAAATCTAGCATCCTTGTTGGATCGTATTGAACAAGAAAACGCGGTCGCGCTGGTCACTAGAAGAGGACATAAAGATATTGCTATTTTACCTGCTGAGGAATTAATAGCACTAACTGAGAGTTTGCATTTACTGCGATCGCCTAAAAATGCTCAACGTTTGTTTGCTGCATTAGAAGAGTCAATTGCTAGGGATGCTCAAAGCGATCACAATCTACCTGATGAAAGTCTTGCCAAGTTAATAGATGATTGCCAAAAGTAG
- a CDS encoding filamentous hemagglutinin N-terminal domain-containing protein — MKPCSSILLGFFLGSVFIAPVQAQISPDRTTNTTVTPIDNGIRIDDGDQAGGNLFHSFEQFSIPNGSEAFFNNTADIANIFSRVTGGSISNIDGLIRANDTANLFLLNPAGIIFGENASLNIGGSFLGSTASSILFPDGIEFSATDSENPPLLTINAPLGLGLEDNPGEIVNRSVVENSSEEVIGLEVAPGNNLALIGGQIDFEGGQVTAKGGNIELGGLSVAGTVGINEDGSLSFPDGVTKANVNLSNAADVDARGTGGGSITVNAGNLNVAAGEFRRSLIRAGIRAESTSTEAQAGDVTINVAEKITLNDSSITNRVESGAVGNSGRIAINTGSIEAMSGGQVSASTFGQGDGGLVDITATGDVTFNGDDLDGNPSGVASQVASDAEGNAGGVTISTNNLTLTNGGRVFASTGGRGNAGTVDITATGNIIFAGEDSQGFQSGAFSQVASDAEGNAGGVTISTNNLTLTNGGGISASTFGQGDAGSIDLTATGDITFDGETLDGSDSSGAFSQVNPGAEGNAGGVTISTNNLTLTNGGRVFASTGGRGNAGTVDITATGNIIFAGEDSQGFQSGAFSQVASDAEGNAGGVTISTNNLTLTNGGGISASTFGQGDAGSIDLTATGDIIFDGETLDGSDSSGAFSQVNSGAEGNSEGVTIDTASLTVTNGGQVSASTFGQGNAGTVDITATGNIIFAGEDSEGIPSGAFSLVGSDAQGDAGGVTISTNNLTLRAGGRVNAGTEGRGNAGSVDITATGDITFDGETLDGSDSSGAFSQVGSNTEGNAGGVTISTTNLTLRAGGDVDASTFGQGNAGSVDITATGDITFDGENSQGFQSGATSLVNPGAEGNAGGVTISTNNLTLTKGGRVDAGTLGRGDAGTVNITATGDIIIDGEDLGGFPSGATSLVNSGAVGNAGGVTISTTNLTLTNGGRISASTGGRGDAGSVDLTATEDIIFDGETLDGSDSSGAFSQVNSGAEGNSEGVTIDTASLTVTNGGQVSASTFGQGNAGTVDLTATGDITFDGEDSEGIPSGATSLVGSNAQGNAGGVTISTTNLTLTNGGRVDASTGGRGDAGTVNITATGDITFDGEDLGGFPSGAISLVGSNAQGNAGGVTISTNNLTLTNGGRVDASTFGQGDAGSVDLTATEDITIDGEDLGGFPSGAISLVGSNAQGNAGGVTISTNNLTLTNGGEISASTFGQGDAGSVGITATGNIILTGESSQGFSSGATSQVVSGAEGDAGGITISTTNLILANGRVSASTSGQGETENSGNINLRADNIVLLDNSLISAEALNNSANGGNIDIDAGFVVAFPNQNNDIIANAAQGTGGNINISTNSIFGIEERSSLPANETNDIDASSEFGLDGTIAINQLDVNPVEALEELPMSLIDVVGLVAQNLCQQGKGSEFIVTGKGGVAPNPSQVRDGEISDVDLVAPATREESEKVETVKEAGADREIEEEKEIIEAQGWIINDRGKVELVAQKTDVNGASPQPKNDKICRR; from the coding sequence ATGAAACCTTGCTCTTCAATACTCTTAGGGTTTTTTCTGGGTAGTGTGTTTATTGCCCCCGTTCAAGCTCAAATCAGTCCAGATCGCACGACCAATACCACTGTAACTCCGATTGATAATGGCATCAGAATCGACGATGGCGATCAAGCAGGAGGCAATTTATTTCATAGTTTTGAGCAGTTTTCCATACCCAATGGCAGCGAAGCCTTCTTTAATAACACCGCTGATATTGCTAATATCTTTTCTCGCGTCACTGGGGGAAGTATATCTAACATTGATGGTTTGATTCGAGCCAATGATACTGCTAATTTATTTTTGCTTAACCCAGCAGGAATTATCTTTGGGGAAAATGCGTCTTTAAATATTGGTGGTTCTTTTTTAGGCAGTACTGCCAGTAGTATTTTATTTCCTGATGGAATTGAATTTAGTGCTACCGATTCCGAGAATCCGCCTTTATTAACCATCAATGCACCTCTGGGATTGGGTCTAGAAGATAATCCTGGAGAAATAGTCAATCGTTCAGTTGTCGAAAATAGTTCAGAAGAAGTTATCGGTTTAGAAGTTGCCCCAGGAAATAATCTGGCTTTGATTGGCGGTCAGATTGATTTTGAGGGAGGTCAAGTTACTGCTAAAGGAGGAAATATAGAATTAGGTGGTTTATCAGTCGCAGGAACAGTAGGTATCAATGAAGATGGTAGCTTAAGCTTTCCTGATGGAGTAACCAAAGCAAATGTCAATTTGAGCAATGCTGCGGATGTAGATGCCAGGGGAACAGGAGGAGGAAGTATTACCGTTAATGCTGGTAACTTAAATGTAGCAGCAGGAGAATTCCGTAGGAGTTTGATTCGGGCAGGAATTAGAGCTGAATCTACATCTACCGAGGCACAAGCAGGAGATGTGACTATTAATGTTGCGGAAAAGATAACTCTGAATGACAGTAGTATTACAAATCGAGTTGAGTCTGGTGCAGTGGGTAATTCAGGCAGGATCGCGATTAATACTGGTTCAATTGAAGCAATGAGTGGGGGTCAAGTTTCTGCTAGTACTTTTGGTCAAGGGGATGGAGGTTTGGTGGATATTACCGCTACTGGAGATGTAACTTTTAATGGTGACGATTTAGATGGTAATCCTAGTGGTGTTGCTAGTCAGGTTGCTTCAGATGCAGAAGGAAATGCAGGGGGGGTGACTATCTCGACTAATAATCTGACTCTAACCAATGGGGGAAGAGTTTTTGCTAGTACAGGAGGTCGAGGGAATGCCGGAACTGTCGATATTACTGCCACAGGAAACATTATTTTTGCTGGTGAAGATTCACAAGGTTTCCAGAGTGGTGCTTTTAGTCAGGTTGCTTCAGATGCAGAAGGAAATGCAGGGGGGGTGACTATCTCCACCAATAATCTGACTCTAACTAATGGGGGAGGAATTTCTGCTAGTACTTTTGGTCAAGGGGATGCTGGTTCGATTGATCTTACCGCTACTGGAGACATTACTTTTGATGGTGAAACTTTAGATGGCTCTGATAGTAGTGGTGCTTTTAGTCAGGTTAATCCAGGTGCAGAAGGAAATGCAGGAGGTGTGACTATCTCGACTAATAACCTGACTCTAACCAATGGGGGAAGGGTTTTTGCTAGTACAGGAGGTCGAGGGAATGCCGGAACTGTCGATATTACTGCCACAGGAAACATTATTTTTGCTGGTGAAGATTCACAAGGTTTCCAGAGTGGTGCTTTTAGTCAGGTTGCTTCAGATGCAGAAGGAAATGCAGGGGGGGTGACTATCTCCACCAATAATCTGACTCTAACTAATGGGGGAGGAATTTCTGCTAGTACTTTTGGTCAAGGGGATGCTGGTTCGATTGATCTTACCGCTACTGGAGACATAATTTTTGATGGTGAAACTTTAGATGGCTCTGATAGTAGTGGTGCTTTTAGTCAGGTTAATTCAGGTGCAGAAGGAAATTCAGAAGGGGTGACTATCGATACTGCTAGCCTGACTGTGACTAATGGAGGACAAGTCTCTGCTAGTACTTTTGGTCAAGGGAATGCCGGAACTGTCGATATTACTGCCACAGGAAACATTATTTTTGCTGGTGAAGATTCAGAAGGTATTCCTAGTGGTGCTTTTAGTCTGGTTGGTTCAGATGCCCAAGGAGATGCAGGGGGGGTGACTATCTCCACCAATAATCTGACTCTAAGGGCAGGGGGAAGAGTTAATGCTGGTACAGAAGGTCGAGGAAATGCCGGTTCGGTCGATATTACCGCTACTGGAGACATAACTTTTGATGGTGAAACTTTAGATGGCTCTGATAGTAGTGGTGCTTTTAGTCAGGTTGGTTCAAATACAGAAGGAAATGCCGGAGGTGTGACTATCTCTACTACTAATCTGACTCTGAGGGCAGGAGGGGATGTCGATGCTAGTACTTTTGGACAAGGAAATGCCGGTTCGGTCGATATTACGGCTACTGGAGACATAACTTTTGATGGTGAAAATTCACAAGGTTTCCAGAGTGGTGCTACTAGTCTGGTTAATCCAGGTGCAGAAGGAAATGCAGGAGGTGTGACTATCTCTACTAATAACCTGACTCTAACCAAGGGAGGACGAGTTGATGCTGGTACTTTGGGTCGAGGGGATGCCGGAACTGTCAATATTACCGCTACAGGAGACATAATTATTGATGGTGAAGATTTAGGTGGTTTTCCTAGTGGTGCTACTAGTCTGGTTAATTCAGGTGCAGTAGGAAATGCCGGAGGTGTGACTATCTCTACTACTAATCTGACTCTAACCAATGGGGGAAGGATTTCTGCTAGTACAGGAGGTCGAGGGGATGCAGGTTCGGTAGATCTTACCGCAACAGAAGACATAATTTTTGATGGTGAAACTTTAGATGGCTCTGATAGTAGTGGTGCTTTTAGTCAGGTTAATTCAGGTGCAGAAGGAAATTCAGAAGGGGTGACTATCGATACTGCTAGCCTGACTGTGACTAATGGAGGACAAGTCTCTGCTAGTACTTTTGGTCAAGGGAATGCCGGAACTGTCGATCTTACTGCCACAGGAGATATCACTTTTGATGGTGAAGATTCAGAAGGTATTCCTAGTGGTGCTACTAGTCTGGTTGGTTCAAATGCACAAGGAAATGCCGGAGGTGTGACCATTAGTACTACTAATCTGACTCTGACCAATGGGGGACGAGTTGATGCTAGTACAGGAGGTCGAGGGGATGCCGGAACTGTCAATATTACCGCTACAGGAGACATTACTTTTGATGGTGAAGATTTAGGTGGTTTTCCTAGTGGTGCTATTAGTCTGGTTGGTTCAAATGCACAAGGAAATGCCGGAGGTGTCACCATCTCTACTAATAACCTGACTCTAACCAATGGGGGACGAGTTGATGCTAGTACTTTTGGTCAAGGGGATGCAGGTTCGGTAGATCTTACCGCAACAGAAGATATAACTATTGATGGTGAAGATTTAGGTGGTTTTCCTAGTGGTGCTATTAGTCTGGTTGGTTCAAATGCACAAGGAAATGCCGGAGGTGTCACCATCTCTACTAATAACCTGACTCTAACTAATGGGGGAGAAATTTCTGCTAGTACTTTTGGTCAAGGGGATGCAGGTTCGGTAGGTATTACCGCTACAGGAAACATTATTTTGACTGGTGAAAGTTCACAAGGTTTTTCTAGTGGTGCTACTAGTCAGGTAGTTTCAGGTGCAGAAGGAGATGCCGGAGGTATTACCATCTCTACTACCAATTTAATTTTGGCTAATGGACGAGTTTCTGCTAGTACCTCAGGTCAAGGTGAAACTGAGAATAGTGGCAACATCAATCTCCGCGCCGATAATATTGTTCTACTGGATAACAGTTTGATATCAGCAGAAGCTCTTAATAATAGTGCTAATGGCGGTAATATTGATATTGATGCTGGTTTTGTGGTTGCTTTCCCCAACCAAAACAATGATATTATTGCTAATGCGGCACAAGGAACGGGGGGCAACATTAATATTTCTACTAATTCAATTTTTGGAATCGAAGAAAGAAGTTCGCTACCTGCTAATGAAACAAATGACATAGATGCTAGTTCAGAATTTGGCTTAGATGGAACGATCGCCATTAATCAACTAGATGTTAATCCCGTCGAAGCATTGGAAGAGTTGCCGATGTCATTAATCGATGTGGTGGGATTAGTAGCGCAAAATCTCTGTCAGCAAGGAAAAGGAAGTGAATTTATTGTCACAGGAAAAGGTGGTGTAGCGCCAAATCCAAGTCAAGTCAGGGATGGGGAGATTAGTGACGTAGATTTGGTAGCACCTGCGACTAGGGAAGAATCAGAGAAAGTCGAGACAGTGAAGGAAGCAGGGGCAGATAGAGAAATAGAGGAAGAAAAAGAGATTATTGAGGCTCAGGGATGGATAATCAACGATCGCGGTAAGGTGGAGTTAGTGGCTCAGAAGACTGATGTGAATGGTGCTTCCCCACAACCTAAAAATGACAAAATATGTCGGCGTTGA
- a CDS encoding PAP/fibrillin family protein, giving the protein MNTDSIDAQREKAKADLKTALATHNGDTKEIAVAEAIALLSSLNPTPNPAQNQTLLEGNWILISAPNFPGKLSDEANRYVYTLGRLAFNKFEPANLRVAIERVSQPIFFKEQENDYSYDIVVEFKIIDENFPELQGVVKNLAVCSPVEDDTLQVMFTGGELIPAVDSDREQIKQWLEIFGSSQTKSQISLLERLTFWLVQKMFSMSQVSAIDPTTGKQSFAIDKSPKGKLKLLYLDEELRITQGNRKSVLVCQREV; this is encoded by the coding sequence ATGAATACAGACAGCATAGATGCTCAAAGGGAAAAAGCAAAAGCAGATCTGAAAACAGCCTTAGCCACTCATAATGGTGATACAAAAGAGATCGCGGTAGCAGAAGCGATCGCTCTGTTATCTTCTCTTAATCCCACACCAAACCCAGCCCAGAATCAAACCTTGTTAGAAGGTAATTGGATACTGATTAGTGCGCCCAATTTTCCTGGCAAACTATCAGATGAAGCCAACAGATATGTCTATACTTTGGGCAGATTAGCATTTAATAAGTTTGAACCTGCTAATCTTCGAGTTGCCATAGAGCGAGTTTCCCAACCAATCTTTTTTAAAGAACAAGAAAATGATTATAGCTACGATATCGTAGTGGAGTTCAAAATTATCGACGAAAATTTTCCCGAACTTCAAGGAGTAGTTAAAAATCTGGCAGTTTGCTCTCCTGTCGAAGACGATACATTGCAAGTAATGTTTACTGGCGGAGAATTAATCCCTGCCGTTGATAGCGATCGAGAACAGATTAAACAATGGTTGGAGATATTTGGTAGTAGTCAAACAAAGTCCCAGATTTCCTTATTAGAGCGTCTGACATTTTGGTTGGTGCAGAAAATGTTCAGTATGAGTCAAGTATCTGCGATCGATCCAACAACAGGAAAACAATCCTTTGCGATCGATAAATCACCCAAAGGCAAATTGAAATTACTTTATCTAGATGAAGAGTTGCGAATTACCCAGGGAAATCGAAAGTCAGTCTTAGTGTGTCAACGAGAAGTTTGA